One region of Wyeomyia smithii strain HCP4-BCI-WySm-NY-G18 chromosome 3, ASM2978416v1, whole genome shotgun sequence genomic DNA includes:
- the LOC129728585 gene encoding uncharacterized protein LOC129728585: MAKIRCNVHNRHASTNTVYHCLYGFYFLGLSKVQLAQIYGKSYVTIGNWIRRYEENGFFTRKERALVYLRFSAVQRRWIVDLYKCNPVLMLDEAKQRFQITFSVTISTASICRILHAEGFTFKALERRAIQLRGSDVVRFANELCLIKWDLHMLLFLDEVSCDNKGILRNKGYGQVGKRLIFRGEFNRCPRVSMLSFMGQTGLIETFYTEGTFNRIRFFHCCRSLICSGLIQRYPGQHSVWILDGARIHCHRAIVEYLRSLGIYVVFLPAYAPFFNPIEFLFGYLKRYLKRTYIELHTKNLMLAIAEAIQKFKNFDSTNVFKKCGYQAGGMFDPRLGLAQDTTHFGFRDDC, translated from the coding sequence ATGGCAAAGATTCGGTGTAACGTTCACAATCGACACGCATCAACAAATACGGTTTATCATTGTTTATATGGATTCTATTTTCTGGGCTTGTCAAAAGTTCAGTTAGctcaaatatatggaaaaagttaCGTTACAATTGGGAATTGGATACGACGATATGAGGAAAACGGATTCTTCACTCGAAAAGAAAGGGCTCTCGTCTATTTACGGTTTAGTGCAGTACAGAGGCGATGGATTGTCGATCTCTACAAGTGCAATCCTGTATTGATGTTAGACgaagcaaaacaacgatttcAAATTACATTTTCTGTTACAATAAGTACGGCTTCTATTTGTCGTATTCTGCATGCAGAAGGCTTTACATTTAAAGCATTGGAGCGTCGAGCGATTCAACTTCGTGGGAGTGATGTAGTACGGTTTGCAAATGAACTGTGTTTAATTAAGTGGGATCTTCATATGCTGTTATTCTTAGATGAAGTGTCCTGTGACAACAAAGGAATTCTACGAAACAAGGGGTATGGACAAGTAGGAAAGCGCTTGATTTTTCGCGGAGAGTTCAACCGCTGTCCACGTGTTTCCATGCTATCTTTTATGGGACAAACTGGACTTATTGAAACGTTTTATACAGAGGGAACGTTCAATCGTATTCGCTTCTTCCACTGTTGTCGCTCGTTAATTTGTTCAGGACTTATACAGAGATATCCTGGACAACATTCTGTATGGATTTTGGATGGAGCCAGAATCCACTGCCATAGAGCAATAGTAGAATACCTCCGTTCCCTTGGAATTTATGTTGTCTTTTTACCAGCTTATGCACCATTTTTCAACCCCATTGAGTTTCTTTTTGGTTACTTAAAAAGATATTTGAAACGAACCTACATTGAACTTCACACAAAAAATTTAATGCTAGCAATCGCAGAAGCtatccaaaaatttaaaaacttcgACAGTACTaatgttttcaaaaaatgtggATATCAGGCCGGAGGAATGTTTGATCCCAGATTGGGGTTGGCTCAAGATACGACACATTTTGGTTTTCGAGATGACTGCTAG